The Brachyhypopomus gauderio isolate BG-103 chromosome 12, BGAUD_0.2, whole genome shotgun sequence genome window below encodes:
- the LOC143527877 gene encoding uncharacterized protein LOC143527877 isoform X1: MCNSIPYLGNDPDHPKGERVSENVVMKLMKPYLGKGRTVATDNFFTSLSLAKKLLECNTTLLGTMNKIRQEIPSEAKNTKGHDKCSTVVYRSHDALLMVYAPKANKAVCVLSTMHMHVRIADNRKKKPNTMTDYKRMKCAVDIMDQKVHAYTVRAGTRRWPVAVFYNLLDLAAMNAHVLYTACTGSTESRSIFLCALAGDLRHHYLQEKELKKTPRSSPSPGKKTQCQVQSHCNRNHSINMCVRERVPGGTT; this comes from the exons ATGTGCAACTCCATTCCATATCTGGGAAATGACCCCGATCATCCCAAGGGTGAAAGAGTGTCagagaatgtggtgatgaaactcatgaagccatacctgggcaagggcagaactgtagccacagacaatttCTTCACATCTCTGTCACTGGCTAAAaagctgctggaatgcaacACAACTCTGCTTGGGACGATGAATAAGATTCGACAGGAAATTCCCTCAGAAGCTAAAAACACCAAGGGACATGACAAGTGTTCAACGGTGGTGTACAGGTCACACGATGCGCTGCTGATGGTGTATGCCCCCAAGGCTAATAAAGCCGTCTGCGTTCTCAGCACTATGCACATGCACGTGAGGATTGCCGACAAcagaaaaaagaagccaaacaccaTGACAGACTACAAACGGATgaag tgcgccgttgacatcatggaccagaaggtgcatgcatacacagtgcgcgcaggaacacgccggtggccagTTGCAGTTTTCTACAACctacttgacctggcagcgatgaacgcgcatgttttgtacacagcatgcacaGGGTCCACAGAGAGCAGGAGTATTTTTCTATGTGCTCTTGCTGGGGATCTTCGTCATCATTatctacaggaaaaggagttgaagaaAACGCCACGTTCTTCGCCATCTCCTGGAAAGAAGACCCAGTGTCAGGTGCAGTCACACTGCAACCGCAACCACAGCATCAacatgtgtgtaagagagagggtCCCTGGCggaactacatga